TAACAGCAAAAGATTTCGAATATGCCTGGAAACGTGTACTAAATCCGAAAACAGCGGCTTCTTATGCCTATCAATTGTATTATTTGAAAAATGCAGAAGCTTATAACAAAGGGCAAGCCAAGGCTGAGGATGTTGGTGTAAAAGCGCTTGATGAGCATACGCTTGAAGTCACCTTGAACAATCCAACTCCGTTCTTCCTAGAGCTAACAGCATTCTATACGCTTTATCCTGTAAATGAGAAAGTTGTAACATCTAGCGAAAAATGGGCAGGAGAGGCAAGTACGCATGTTGGTAACGGACCGTTTAAAATGGAATCCTGGAAGCACAAAAACGAAATGGTTCTTGTGAAAAATGATAATTACTGGGATAAAGATAACGTAAAATTGGAAAAAATCGTCTATCAAATGATTGATGATGAAAATACCGAGCTGTCCATGTTCGAAAATGGGGACCTTGATTGGGCAGGTCAGCCTAATGGTATGCTGCCAATTGATGCAATCGCTCCTAACATGGCGTCTGGCAAATTGCATGTTCAGCCAAAAGCAGGTATCTATTGGTACAAATTTAATACGGAGAAGGCACCGTTTAATAATGTAAAAATCCGTAAAGCATTTGCATATGCAATTGATCGCAAAACAATCACAGATAACATTACACAATCTGGCCAAACCCCTGCTACTAATCTGCTGCCTCCAACTATGGCTTTAGCAAAAGAGGGCTTCTTTAAAGATGGTGATGTAGATACAGCGAAAAAGCTTCTTGCTGAAGGTATGAAGGAGGAGGGCTTAACGAAGCTTCCACCAATTGAAATTTCCTTTAATACTGCGGAAAAGCATAAGAAGATTGCGGAAGCGATTCAAGATCAATGGAAAAAGGCTTTTGATATTGACGTGAAGCTGACTAACAAAGAATGGAAAGTATTTATTGATGACCTACACAGAGGTAACTACCAAGTAGGTCGCAATGGCTGGAATGCCGATTACAATGATCCAATTAGCTTCTTACAGATCTATAAAGATAAAACTGGTGGAAACAACGATACCAAATGGGAAAATGCAAAATACAAAGAACTGTTAAATAAAGCTGATGCTGAAACAAACCCAGAGGTACGCAAAGGGTATTTGGCAGATGCAGAGAAAATTATTATTGATGAAATGCCAGTTATTCCGATCTACTTTGATTCCAATGTTTGGCTACAAAATGACAACCTTAAAGGTGCTGTTGTAGATGCTATGGGTAATGTAGATTTCAAGTGGTCTTCTTTTGAATAAACGTTAAAAACCAAATAAATGGTAACAGAAAAAAGCAGAGTTCCAGAGGGAATTCTGTTTTTTTCGTTTTGATAGGACAAATGACCAAGCGAGTTTACCATCTATTTCATAGAGTAAAGAGAACGATGATATCAGGGGAGGATGATTATGGACTGGGGAAAAATTTTGAAATTGGCGGCGACAGTTGACAAGAATAAATTAAAAACGGAATCAGGAATTCGTGAGGTTATCAAGGATTTAGCAAGTAGATCAGGTAAAGATTTATCAAAAAGGGACTTGGACAATTATACAGAGCAAGTAAAGAAACTTATGCAGAAAAAAGACATTGGCAGCATGCTGGATCAATTAAAGAAAAAGGGCCTAGACCAAAGTGATTTAGACAGAATCAAAAAAGGGATGAAGTAAAGGAGAGGGTTGTCATTTCAAAGAAGACACCACTAAAACGACGAAACTCAACCCAAAGCAATCAACTAAGGATGCTATCCACAATTCAGCAAAACCAACATGCACATGTTCAACAAGAAATGGCCCATCTCCGAAGAGAAATTCAGGAAATAAAAATGATGTTAGGAAGGCTACGACCTGTCGAGCCAGAACGTAAACGGCTTAGCTTTAGTCTTTTTCCTAGGAGAGGGAAGCCGCCAGAGCCTGTCATTGTGCAAGAACCACCAAAACCAAGTCCCGGAATTAATTTGGAGCAAGTGCTACCGTTGCTCCCCCAGCTATCTTCCATAATGCCGGAAATTAGCAAAGTGATGCCAAAGTTATCGAAATCTAAGGTGAAGGATACCATGCAGATTCTTTCTAATCCTGCCGTAGCTAATGTAATCCAACAGATATTAGGCAACCTCCAAACAAACAACTTACCTATTCCAGTTAAATATGAGACAAAAAAACGGTAACGAAAATGGTTTATAAAAACCAAAAAGAGAAAAGTAAATTTTGTAAAAAAGATTACGGTGAAAAGCTGCCCCCGCAAGTTAAAGACCTGGGGGCAGTTTTTTTACTGTTATACGGCTAATAATGAACCACTAGCTCAATTGTTTTGCTATTATAAATTATCGTCACTTGAAGCTAGTGTAAGGATTTTTAGTACCAAAAGCCTAAAAACTTTTCTCATCAAGTAACGTCTAAAGTAATGAACAGCAAGATAGGGGAGGAGAAATTTTGAAAAAGTTTGTTTTAGGCTTGGTTGCCTTGAGTAGTTTTATTTGGATGGCGCCTCAAGCAATAGATGCCGCAGGACAGTCGACACAGGGCAATATACAATTACGGATCGAGGGTAGGAGCGTTAATGCGGAAGTTCCTCCGCTCATCTCCAACGGACGCACCCTTGTCCCTGTTCGCGTTATTGCAGAGGGCTTGGGAGCAAAAATTGATTGGAACCAACAGGAGCGAAAGGCTAAGATTACGAAAGATAACCGAGAGGTAATTTTGCAGTTAAGCAGCAAGAAAGCCTACATAAACGGGAAAGCACAGACCTTAGAGGCCACGCCTGAGCTCATTAATAATCGGATGCTACTACCTCTGCGGTTTGTGGGGGAAGCATTAGGAGCGACGGTAGGATGGGATAATGACAGCCGGACCGTAATTGTCAACCAACCTGTTCAGACGCAAATTAATGGACAATCTTTACCGGCTACTGAGAAAGTATATCATTGGGAGGATAAGGTTTTATTACCAGTGAAGACGATTGCAGACAGATTGGGAGTTTCCCAAGACGAGCTGACTGCCAAGGCCAGCTTGAAGAAAGTAATTGATTCGACGACCGTTATATCCTTACAAGATATAACAGACAGTATCGGAACAGATGTAGCTGAATGGGACGAAAAGCGCAATGAAGTGGTTATTACTCGCATGAACAGATTGACAGATATTGAGCCACAGGATGAAAGTGTTCAGATTCAAACCAGATATAAGGTATCGCCAACTGTGTCAGTCTTACAAAATCCCTATCGGATTGTCATGGATTTCCCGGAAATGGAACTATCCAATAAAATGCGTGACGAGGAAAACAAAGAGATAGTGATTGATCAAAGGAAAGAGAGCAGTTCCTCCGATTATTCCTCCTCTAATATGGATAGTCCAGAAAAATTGGAGCTAAGTGATGGAGATTCCAATGACGCATCCATTAGCGCAGTCAGCCAACAAACTCAGCCGCTTATTCGATCGATTCGATACAGCCAATATCAGGACAATCCTAAAACGGTCAGAGTTGTAGTGGAATTGAATCGCTCAAGTAAATATCAGCTAGTGTCGACAAATGATGGTGTAAAGCTGCAATTACAAGCTAAACCGCAAAAAACGGGGTATCTCATTGTTGTAGATGCGGGGCATGGTGGTCATGATGTAGGAGCCAAAGGAACGGTCGGCAACTATGAAAAGGATTTTACTTTATCTGTAGCTAATCGTTTAGTTGAATACCTAAAACAGCATAAAGAATTTCAAGTCATCGCAACCCGCAGCACCGATACGTATTTGACGCTAAAGGAGCGTACAGATATAGCCAATGAGATAGATGCTGATGTATTTATCTCCGTACATGCCAACTCCTTTAATCCGGAAACGCGCGGAACCGAAACCTATTATTACAATCAGAATAGCTTGGATTTAGCGCGTGTGGTTCATAAGCACCTGTTGGCGGCCACTCAATTCCCTGATCGGAAAGTGAAACAAAACAACTTTTATGTTGTAAAGAACACAAAAATGCCTGCTGTATTAACAGAAACAGGATTTCTCACGAATCAAATCGAAAATACTCAATTAATGTCCCCACAGTTTCAAGATAAAGTAGCAAAATCATTAGCAGATGCGATCTTTGAGTATTACCAAACCTACTAAGGAAACGAAAGGAAGGTGTGAGATGAAACGAATAGCTCTTATCATGTGTGCCCTTCTAGCCTTACTAGTGGCTGCATGCAATAACAATTCTACGCCAGTGGAACCATCTAAAGATGCCAAGACAGAACAACCTGTGAAGGAAACACAACAGCTAACTCTTACCCTTTACTATGCAGACAATGATCTAACCAAACTAATAGAAGAGAAGCAGCAGATTACAGCGCCTGCATCTGACAAGGACAAGTATGCAAAGGCAATGGAATTGCTGGGGAAACCATCCAAGCCAGAACATAATGCGCTGTGGAAAGATTTTGGTTACCACTCCATTACGTTTGAAAACGGTACGTTAACCATTGATGCTAAGGGGACAAACCAATATAATATGGGCTCTAGTGGTGAAGCCTTTGCTATTGATGCATTGAAACAAACCATGTTTCAGTTCCCAGAGGTTATGAAAATCGTTGTTTTCGTAGATGGGAAAAAGACAGAATCCCTCATGGGGCATGTTAGCATTGATGAACCATTAACTCGTTCTACACCCTAACAGAACGAGCCTGAATAGAATATGAGGTAGAAACAAAAAAACGGTGTGTCTAGCATGACGCACCGTTTTTCGTTTTATATGAGTCGGCTTGTACACATAGCTAATTTCTAGGTACGTTGACGGTCGCTCCCAAAAAACTTGATAGCATAAATTCCGGAAATACCAATAATCGTGTAAATAATACGACTTAAAGTAGAGTTCATACCCCCAAACAAGGTGGCAACCACATCAAGTTGGAATAAGCCAACTAGCCCCCAGTTGATAGCACCGATAATAACAAGAAGCAATACTAATTTATCCATGCGCCTACTCACTCCTTTCTTTATAAGTAGTTTCATGATTTCCTTTTCAAATTTAGATTATTCATGCTGGCTTTGACCCAAAAGGAAAGCCCGCTCTTACTTGTACACCTTAAAAAAAAATTTACATAAATCTCATACAGGCTTCATGTCTGTCGTGTAATCTGTGAATACAAGCAAGGAGAGGAGCGAAGTTCTTGAGCATGATTAAGGTGCAAGACCTGCATGTCTATTACGGATTAACACATGCTTTAAAGCATATTGAAATGGAAATTGAACCAAAATCAATTACCGCTTTAATCGGTCCTTCCGGCTGTGGGAAATCAACCTTTTTACGGACAATTAACCGCATGAATGATATGATTTTGCATGTGAAAATCACCGGAAGCATTCAGATTGCAGGTAAAAATATATATGATGCCAATTGGGATGTGGAGCAATTACGTAAGCAAGTCGGAATGGTGTTTCAAAAGCCTACTCCTTTTCCAAAAAGCATTTATGAAAACATTGTATATGGTCCGAAATTACATGGGATTCGAGATAAGAAGCAACTAGAGGAATTGGTTGAGGCTAGCTTGCGGCAGGCAGCCTTGTGGGAAGAGGTAAAGGATAGTTTGCATAAACCCGCCCATGGTTTATCAGGTGGACAGCAGCAACGTTTATGTATTGCACGGGCTCTAGCCGTAGAACCAGAGATCATCTTGTTGGATGAACCGACATCTGCCCTCGACCCTATTGCTACAGCTAAAATAGAGGAGCTGTTGATACAATTAAAGGAAAGCTATACGTTGGTGATGGTAACGCATAACATGCAACAAGCTGCTCGTATTTCTGATAAAACAGCATTCTTTTTACAAGGTGAATGCATTGAAATGAACCAAACCACTGAGGTGTTTGAGAATCCTAAAGATCAACGCCTGAAGGACTATATCTCCGGCCGTTTTGGCTGATTATGAGATACAGCTATACCCCCCTTTATTTTGAAGAGCGGCTAAAGCCGTTCTTTTTTTTCTCCAATTCAAGTGTAACTGTAAAAATCGTGTTATTACTCAGAGAAATCAAAACCTTGGATTCCAATTTTCACTATCCATATAGTATACTTGGTGAAGAAAGTTTATACAAAGGTGGGAAGAATATGGAGACCACAGATATGATTCAAATGATGGTGCTTGCTGACTTATTCAAACTACTCGGTGACAAGACGAGATTAACCATTATGGCTTTGTTACAAGTTCAATCTCTATGTGTACGTGATTTGGTAGAAATTTTACAAGCTTCTCAGCCATCCGTTTCCCAACATTTAGCGAAACTCAAAGGACAAGGATTGGTAAAGGAAGAACGCCGTGGGGCCTGGGTATTTTACTCCCTAAACAACGAGGCTGCTCCAGTTATGAAGATCATTCTTGAGCATTTGCCTGATGTTAAGCCACTTGTTGAAAAGCAACAGCGTGTTACCTTAAGCAGTTAGATAGAGAAGACCATCATACGAAAAGGAGTGCTAGTAAAGGCTCCTTTTTTGTATATTCATACGGAAATGACGAAGATATTCCGGGTAAAATATTCGATTTAAATGATCGTTTAAAAGTTTATTTTGAGATATACCTGTTAAAATAAGGTGTGGATACGCTCTCTTGATTACGCACAAATTATATGTGTCATCAAGGGAGGTGAGATATCCATGAGAAACAAACAACAAGATTTGAACAATGCTGCTCGTGCTGCTGCACAACGAAATACAGCAACTGAGTTTGCAAGTGAAACAAATGCTGCTCAAGTACAAAGACAAAATCAAGCATCTGCTGCTCGTGCTGCTGCACAACAAAATACAGCAACTGAGTTCGCAAGCGAAACAAACGCAGTTCCAAATCAAGCATCTGCTGCTCGTGCTGCTGCACAACAAAATACAGCGACTGAGTTCGCAAGCGAAACGAACGTAGCTCAAGTGCAAAAGCAGAACCGAGTTTCTGCTGCCCGCGCTGCTCAACAAAACAACGCTACTAAATAATAGGTTTCGCGAAAGACCTTCACCCCTGGGGTGAGGGTCTTTTTAGATTTTTGCAGGCTATCCAAGACAAACTCTAACTTGTCTGCATATTGGGACGAAAAGGCTCATAGATATATAACGCATAGAGCAGGAGGGGAAACTGTTAGCTCTACAGACTTTACTAAAGTTCTGTTAGCGCAGGAATATTTGCGGAATGTGCAAGATTCAGTCGGCTTGTAGAATATGTTGACTGGAGCTGGCTGGAGAGCTATCTGACAAATTTCCTAGGAAATAGACAGTCAAGCCCTTCATTGTCGAAACTAGACAAGGGGAGTTGAGGTAATGAAACGTAGAGCTTTAGGTTTAGTCATGCTATTGGTGCTCTCGTTGCTCGTGACGGGATGCTTCGGGACAAAGACACCAGAGGATGTAGTGAATGAATTAGGAGGGAAGATGGACAAAATTACCGGTTACAAGACCAATGCAGTGTTAACTCTGCAAACCGGTACCACACCACAAGAATATGATGTGGAGGTCTGGTATTCTAAACAAAATAATTATCGTGTAGCTCTCACATCTAAACAGCGCAACATTACACAAATTATTTTACGTAATGATGAAGGTGTTTTTGTCTTAACTCCACATCTGAAAAAAAGCTTCCGTTTTCAAAGTGGATGGCCAGAAAACAATGGACCTCTCTACTTATATGAAACGTTGGTTAACAGTATTGTAAATGATGCTGATCGTAAATTGAAAATGGATGATAAGGAGTATGTCTTTGAAGTAAAAGCGAACTACAGTGGCAATCGTTCCTTTAGTAAGCAAAAAATCTGGATGAGCAATGATTTGAGACCAACGAGAGCCGAGATTATGGACAATAATATGAATAAGCTGGTAGAAATTAATTTCACTGAGTTCAACTTTAACCCTGAATTTCCAAAGGACGCGTTCGATAAAGATAAGAACATGACTAGTGCCCTCCCTTCTGTTCCTACTATGGGTCAAACTGAAACAGGTGTGAAGAAGCCTACGAGCCAATTTGGGGTTATACAGCCAACTTATGTACCGGCAGGAATTAAACTAAACAACATTGAACCAGTGACTCATAATAACGAGAAGAGCGTATTGTTACAATATAAAGGAGAGTACAACTACTCCTTGATGGAAAGCCGCCCAACGGCTGCTACCGTTTCTTATGAACAAGGAATGCCTGTAGATCTTGGTTTTACCATTGGTGTTCTGTATCAGACTGCTGAAGAAAAACGCATTCTTAAATGGGAGCTGGATGGTGTCGAATTCACACTCTCTGGGGATTTGCCTGAAGATGAAATGCTAAAAGTAGCACAATCTACTTATGGTGTAGGCGGTAAATAAAGCATCGCAGCTACAAGAGGCGAAGGGTGTCTTCGTCTCTTTTTCTATGTATCATGAGGAAAGAAGAGTATATGTACGAACTAGAGATATTACTTGCCCACTCAAGCAGTATCTAATCGGCAAATATAGACAAATTTTTCTGACAGTTCATGTTGCTTCATTGACAGGCTCCCCAAAAAAACGGTAAGATACGTAACGAGTTATTTATAAGGGGTGATTCAACTCAGATGAAACATGAATATGGTGAGGTACTTTATCATGAAAAAGCGACCTATTCAGATTTATTCTTACGTAAGGACGCTAAAATGCGAATTATGGAAACGGTACTTTTTGTGATAATCATGATTTTGCTGTCGAATTTTTTTGGTGATCGGGATAGCACAGTATTTAAAGTAATCGCCATAGCAAGTGCTGTAGCACTGGTGGGCTTGGCTCCGTTCTTTTATAAGTGGAGACTTCGACCAGCTTACACTGTGACGAAATCTCATCTCATTATCAATATTCGTGGACAGGAAACAGCGTATCCACTGACGCAAGTAGAGCCGATTATTGAAGGGAGACATATGTATCGTATTAACGGAAAACGTATGCCCCTCATGATATCTCATAAATTTCTAGCTCATTTAAACGAGAGACTACATGTTATTAACAGAAAGAATAAGAGGCGATAATTCATGAAGCCATATGCCCGCGATACATGGATAGAAGTTGATCTGGATGCGATTGCGGCTAATGTCTCTGCCCTGCGCCAACATATCCCTGCCCACTCAGAAATAATGGCAGTAGTTAAAGCGGATGGATATGGTCATGGTTCAGAATATACGGCCAGAGAAGCACTTGCGCATGGAGCTACCAGACTGGCGGTAGCTGCTTTAGACGAGGCGCTTGTGCTGCGACGAGCAGGTATTACAGCACCGATCCTTGTTTTAGGTTATACCCCCGTAGATGCTATGCAAACCGCTGTAGAAGAGAATATTCAATTGACCGTTTATCATCTTCAGTGGCTGCAAGATGCTGCCCGTCTTTTGATAGGCAGTTCTAAAAAGTTGGAGATTCATGTCAAAGTTGATACAGGTATGGGACGCATCGGGGTAAGTGATGAAAAAGAATTACTGGAGCTTATCCATACGATAACTACAAATGATTCCATGCGTTGGGTTGGAATATTCACGCACTTTGCTTGCGCAGATGAGGAAGACACTACACATGTAAAAGGACAGCACACCTTATTTCAGGAACGTCTGAAAGCTGTTGAGCAAGCAGGCTATAAGCTTCCTCTCATTCATTGCAATAATACGGCTGCAGCTATTGTTTTTCCAGAATGGAGTTATGATTTGATTCGATTGGGCATAGGCTTATACGGATTGTATCCTTCCGACTTCATAAAACAACAGCATGTACTTGATCTAAAACCAGCTCTCAGCTTAAAAACCCGAATTTCCCATGTGAAAAATATGCCCCCGCATTCCACAATCAGCTATGGAGCCACCTATACAACCACCGATCAAGAACAGATAGCCACTGTGCCAATCGGATATGGTGATGGCTTTCCCCGTTTATTGTCTAATCGAGGTGTCG
The nucleotide sequence above comes from Brevibacillus laterosporus LMG 15441. Encoded proteins:
- a CDS encoding peptide ABC transporter substrate-binding protein; this encodes MNKSVFAAVSSILVLSTALAGCGGNAASENKTGAASGTHEQVLRVNLHSEPPTADPGLADDNASSAILRATFDGLMRSGKDGDITKSVAKDYKISEDGKTYTFTLRDSLWSNGEKLTAKDFEYAWKRVLNPKTAASYAYQLYYLKNAEAYNKGQAKAEDVGVKALDEHTLEVTLNNPTPFFLELTAFYTLYPVNEKVVTSSEKWAGEASTHVGNGPFKMESWKHKNEMVLVKNDNYWDKDNVKLEKIVYQMIDDENTELSMFENGDLDWAGQPNGMLPIDAIAPNMASGKLHVQPKAGIYWYKFNTEKAPFNNVKIRKAFAYAIDRKTITDNITQSGQTPATNLLPPTMALAKEGFFKDGDVDTAKKLLAEGMKEEGLTKLPPIEISFNTAEKHKKIAEAIQDQWKKAFDIDVKLTNKEWKVFIDDLHRGNYQVGRNGWNADYNDPISFLQIYKDKTGGNNDTKWENAKYKELLNKADAETNPEVRKGYLADAEKIIIDEMPVIPIYFDSNVWLQNDNLKGAVVDAMGNVDFKWSSFE
- a CDS encoding stage VI sporulation protein F — its product is MDWGKILKLAATVDKNKLKTESGIREVIKDLASRSGKDLSKRDLDNYTEQVKKLMQKKDIGSMLDQLKKKGLDQSDLDRIKKGMK
- a CDS encoding N-acetylmuramoyl-L-alanine amidase family protein yields the protein MKKFVLGLVALSSFIWMAPQAIDAAGQSTQGNIQLRIEGRSVNAEVPPLISNGRTLVPVRVIAEGLGAKIDWNQQERKAKITKDNREVILQLSSKKAYINGKAQTLEATPELINNRMLLPLRFVGEALGATVGWDNDSRTVIVNQPVQTQINGQSLPATEKVYHWEDKVLLPVKTIADRLGVSQDELTAKASLKKVIDSTTVISLQDITDSIGTDVAEWDEKRNEVVITRMNRLTDIEPQDESVQIQTRYKVSPTVSVLQNPYRIVMDFPEMELSNKMRDEENKEIVIDQRKESSSSDYSSSNMDSPEKLELSDGDSNDASISAVSQQTQPLIRSIRYSQYQDNPKTVRVVVELNRSSKYQLVSTNDGVKLQLQAKPQKTGYLIVVDAGHGGHDVGAKGTVGNYEKDFTLSVANRLVEYLKQHKEFQVIATRSTDTYLTLKERTDIANEIDADVFISVHANSFNPETRGTETYYYNQNSLDLARVVHKHLLAATQFPDRKVKQNNFYVVKNTKMPAVLTETGFLTNQIENTQLMSPQFQDKVAKSLADAIFEYYQTY
- a CDS encoding GerMN domain-containing protein, whose translation is MKRIALIMCALLALLVAACNNNSTPVEPSKDAKTEQPVKETQQLTLTLYYADNDLTKLIEEKQQITAPASDKDKYAKAMELLGKPSKPEHNALWKDFGYHSITFENGTLTIDAKGTNQYNMGSSGEAFAIDALKQTMFQFPEVMKIVVFVDGKKTESLMGHVSIDEPLTRSTP
- a CDS encoding DUF378 domain-containing protein — its product is MDKLVLLLVIIGAINWGLVGLFQLDVVATLFGGMNSTLSRIIYTIIGISGIYAIKFFGSDRQRT
- the pstB gene encoding phosphate ABC transporter ATP-binding protein PstB; amino-acid sequence: MSMIKVQDLHVYYGLTHALKHIEMEIEPKSITALIGPSGCGKSTFLRTINRMNDMILHVKITGSIQIAGKNIYDANWDVEQLRKQVGMVFQKPTPFPKSIYENIVYGPKLHGIRDKKQLEELVEASLRQAALWEEVKDSLHKPAHGLSGGQQQRLCIARALAVEPEIILLDEPTSALDPIATAKIEELLIQLKESYTLVMVTHNMQQAARISDKTAFFLQGECIEMNQTTEVFENPKDQRLKDYISGRFG
- a CDS encoding ArsR/SmtB family transcription factor yields the protein METTDMIQMMVLADLFKLLGDKTRLTIMALLQVQSLCVRDLVEILQASQPSVSQHLAKLKGQGLVKEERRGAWVFYSLNNEAAPVMKIILEHLPDVKPLVEKQQRVTLSS
- a CDS encoding gamma-type small acid-soluble spore protein; amino-acid sequence: MRNKQQDLNNAARAAAQRNTATEFASETNAAQVQRQNQASAARAAAQQNTATEFASETNAVPNQASAARAAAQQNTATEFASETNVAQVQKQNRVSAARAAQQNNATK
- a CDS encoding DUF4367 domain-containing protein: MKRRALGLVMLLVLSLLVTGCFGTKTPEDVVNELGGKMDKITGYKTNAVLTLQTGTTPQEYDVEVWYSKQNNYRVALTSKQRNITQIILRNDEGVFVLTPHLKKSFRFQSGWPENNGPLYLYETLVNSIVNDADRKLKMDDKEYVFEVKANYSGNRSFSKQKIWMSNDLRPTRAEIMDNNMNKLVEINFTEFNFNPEFPKDAFDKDKNMTSALPSVPTMGQTETGVKKPTSQFGVIQPTYVPAGIKLNNIEPVTHNNEKSVLLQYKGEYNYSLMESRPTAATVSYEQGMPVDLGFTIGVLYQTAEEKRILKWELDGVEFTLSGDLPEDEMLKVAQSTYGVGGK
- the alr gene encoding alanine racemase; the encoded protein is MKPYARDTWIEVDLDAIAANVSALRQHIPAHSEIMAVVKADGYGHGSEYTAREALAHGATRLAVAALDEALVLRRAGITAPILVLGYTPVDAMQTAVEENIQLTVYHLQWLQDAARLLIGSSKKLEIHVKVDTGMGRIGVSDEKELLELIHTITTNDSMRWVGIFTHFACADEEDTTHVKGQHTLFQERLKAVEQAGYKLPLIHCNNTAAAIVFPEWSYDLIRLGIGLYGLYPSDFIKQQHVLDLKPALSLKTRISHVKNMPPHSTISYGATYTTTDQEQIATVPIGYGDGFPRLLSNRGVALCHGKRVPIVGRVCMDQTILHIHSGDAQVGDEVVLYGKQGNEEITLDEIAECLGTINYEVTCMLNYRIPRVYLRNGKIVGICHGIANKFLEEYRKMAGI